One Romboutsia sp. 13368 genomic window carries:
- a CDS encoding FAD-dependent oxidoreductase, which produces MKVIVVGCTHAGTAAVVNIRENYPNSEVVIYEKNNNVSFLSCGIALNXGKVIDTTEKLFYSSPDALNSLGAQTKMQHEVLDIDFKNKKLSVKNLLTNEVFEDNYDKLVLTLGSWPIVPKFEGGSLDNIVLCKNYNHALDIIKRSENAKNIVVIGAGYIGVELAEAFEMQGKNTTLIDAENRIMAKYLDKEFTDIAESEFKNRGVNIVLGEKVQKFEGTNTVEKVITDKGEYEADLVVLCIGFAPNTKLVQGKLETLPNGAIIIDEYMRTSEEDVFAAGDCCVVKYNPAKDNRYIPLATNAVRMGTLVGKNLIKPTLKYMGTQGTSGIKIYDKCIASTGLTEDVAKATTNYNVGSVTINENYRPEFMPTFEEAKIKLIFDKDSRKILGGQIISNIDLTQYMNTLSVVIQNEMTVEELAMTDFFFQPHFNKPWSLLNTVALKAL; this is translated from the coding sequence ATGAAAGTTATAGTTGTTGGATGTACACATGCAGGTACTGCTGCTGTTGTTAATATAAGAGAAAACTATCCTAATAGTGAAGTTGTCATTTACGAAAAAAATAATAATGTATCATTTTTATCATGTGGTATAGCATTAAATRTCGGTAAAGTTATAGATACAACTGAAAAATTATTTTATAGTTCACCTGATGCTTTAAATTCATTAGGTGCACAAACTAAAATGCAACATGAGGTTTTAGATATAGATTTTAAAAATAAAAAGTTATCAGTAAAAAACTTATTGACTAATGAAGTATTTGAAGACAATTATGATAAACTAGTTTTAACTTTAGGTTCTTGGCCTATTGTACCTAAATTTGAAGGTGGAAGCTTAGACAATATAGTTTTATGTAAAAACTACAACCATGCTTTAGATATAATAAAAAGAAGTGAAAATGCAAAAAACATTGTTGTCATAGGTGCAGGTTACATTGGTGTTGAACTTGCTGAAGCCTTTGAAATGCAAGGTAAAAACACTACACTCATAGACGCTGAAAATAGGATTATGGCTAAATATCTAGATAAAGAATTTACAGATATAGCAGAAAGTGAATTTAAAAATAGAGGTGTTAACATAGTATTAGGAGAAAAAGTTCAAAAATTTGAAGGAACTAATACTGTAGAAAAAGTTATCACTGATAAAGGTGAATATGAAGCGGATTTAGTAGTTTTATGTATAGGATTTGCCCCTAATACAAAACTTGTTCAAGGAAAATTAGAAACTCTACCTAATGGTGCAATAATAATAGATGAATATATGAGAACTAGTGAAGAAGATGTTTTTGCTGCTGGAGATTGCTGTGTAGTTAAATACAATCCTGCAAAAGACAATAGATATATACCTCTTGCTACTAATGCAGTTAGAATGGGAACTTTAGTTGGTAAAAACTTAATAAAACCAACGCTTAAGTATATGGGAACTCAAGGTACTTCTGGAATAAAGATATATGATAAATGTATAGCTTCTACTGGACTTACTGAAGATGTTGCTAAAGCTACAACAAATTATAATGTAGGTAGTGTAACAATAAATGAAAACTATAGACCTGAATTTATGCCTACATTTGAGGAAGCTAAAATTAAGTTGATATTTGATAAAGATTCTAGAAAAATACTAGGTGGTCAAATAATATCTAATATAGATTTAACTCAATATATGAATACTTTATCTGTAGTTATACAAAATGAAATGACAGTTGAAGAATTAGCTATGACTGATTTCTTCTTCCAACCACACTTTAACAAACCTTGGAGCTTATTAAATACAGTTGCTTTAAAAGCACTGTAG
- a CDS encoding AEC family transporter, which yields MENIILSFNVVLPLFLTMSLGYLLKHLNMFNNDTLDTMNNVTFKSFLPILLFYNIYKTDLKGVFNLKLIIFAATSVIALYLLLYLIVPLIEKDNKKRGALLQGLFRSNFVIFGIPIIESLFGSEKVGVAALLVAVVVPLFNVLSVFALETFRGGKPNFKKIFTGVIKNPLIIASALGILTLILKIKIPTPIEKTISDISKIATPLSLLLLGATFKFDEIKKYRKQTTIAVLGKTILVPLIMLPICIIFGYRGVELATLMIVFAAPTAVSSFTMAQQMDSDSELAGQIVVFTSAFCVVTVFLWIFILKQISLI from the coding sequence ATGGAAAATATTATATTATCATTTAATGTCGTCTTGCCATTATTTCTTACTATGTCACTAGGGTATTTGCTTAAACATCTTAATATGTTTAATAACGATACATTAGATACAATGAATAATGTTACTTTTAAATCATTCTTACCAATATTGCTTTTTTATAACATATACAAAACTGATTTAAAAGGCGTTTTTAATTTAAAATTAATAATATTTGCAGCAACTTCTGTAATTGCTTTATATTTACTTCTATATTTAATTGTTCCGTTAATAGAAAAAGATAATAAAAAACGTGGTGCTCTTCTTCAAGGATTGTTTAGAAGTAACTTTGTAATATTTGGTATTCCAATAATAGAATCTTTATTTGGAAGTGAAAAAGTCGGTGTTGCTGCACTTTTAGTAGCAGTTGTTGTTCCACTTTTTAATGTTTTATCAGTATTTGCACTTGAAACTTTTAGAGGTGGTAAACCTAATTTTAAAAAAATTTTTACAGGTGTAATAAAAAATCCACTTATAATAGCATCTGCCTTAGGGATACTTACGTTGATATTAAAAATTAAAATTCCTACACCTATAGAAAAAACCATAAGTGATATCTCAAAGATAGCTACACCACTTTCACTTTTATTACTTGGAGCTACATTTAAGTTTGATGAAATTAAAAAATATAGAAAGCAAACAACTATAGCAGTACTAGGAAAAACTATATTAGTTCCACTTATTATGCTTCCTATATGTATAATCTTTGGTTATAGAGGTGTTGAACTTGCTACACTTATGATTGTATTTGCTGCACCAACTGCTGTATCATCTTTTACCATGGCACAGCAAATGGATTCAGATAGCGAACTTGCAGGTCAAATTGTTGTGTTTACATCTGCTTTTTGCGTAGTTACAGTGTTCCTTTGGATATTTATATTAAAGCAAATATCCTTAATTTAA
- a CDS encoding MFS transporter → MRALLFKISYFFLFFGSATIGGMLIPFLQYKGFEPIQIGSLISLYTLIGLVGLFSVGYFCDKLKTIKKILLPSLIITIIAGSVAVIFNKGAIFYIGFFLMGLFSSMLGSLCDSWVMESDEDTKSKFGAMRAFGSVGWAFGVLSVGFIISNFGYKYVTFLYIGTLLVAAFASFKLKDVIKNSSGSISFKPLLTNKDYIFTIITLLIICIGFRGYLQLIPYGIARAGGNTSNLGVFNFICSVSEIAMMILCNKIMHKLSPDKLLILSPIGVLMQMLVLYFIPNIYAIYLSGLLQVFTYPIILIVGRTMIDRVCPENLKTTSQLIGFALSNNLGIIIGSFVVGFLIEYFNIEKAIFIMMIVVVLGILITIFYDRKTKDKTI, encoded by the coding sequence ATGAGAGCATTACTATTTAAAATAAGTTACTTTTTTTTATTTTTTGGATCAGCTACTATAGGTGGAATGTTAATTCCATTTTTACAATATAAAGGATTTGAACCAATACAAATCGGAAGTTTAATAAGTTTATATACTCTAATAGGGTTAGTAGGACTTTTTTCTGTTGGATATTTTTGTGATAAACTTAAAACCATAAAAAAAATATTACTTCCATCACTTATAATAACAATAATTGCAGGTTCTGTAGCAGTTATATTTAACAAAGGAGCAATATTTTACATAGGATTTTTCTTAATGGGATTATTTAGTTCTATGTTAGGATCTTTATGTGATAGTTGGGTTATGGAAAGTGATGAAGATACAAAGTCAAAATTTGGAGCAATGAGAGCATTTGGTTCTGTTGGTTGGGCATTTGGGGTATTATCTGTTGGATTTATAATTTCAAATTTTGGATATAAATATGTTACATTTTTATATATTGGAACACTTTTAGTTGCAGCTTTTGCATCATTTAAATTAAAAGATGTAATAAAAAATAGTAGTGGTAGTATTAGTTTTAAACCTTTATTAACTAATAAGGATTACATATTTACAATTATTACACTTTTAATTATTTGTATAGGGTTTAGAGGATATTTACAGTTAATTCCTTATGGTATAGCTAGAGCAGGAGGAAATACTTCTAATTTAGGAGTGTTTAACTTTATATGCTCAGTAAGTGAAATAGCTATGATGATACTTTGTAATAAAATAATGCATAAATTAAGTCCTGATAAACTTCTTATATTAAGTCCTATAGGAGTTCTTATGCAAATGTTAGTGCTTTACTTTATACCTAATATTTATGCTATATATTTAAGTGGATTACTTCAAGTATTTACATATCCTATCATTCTTATAGTTGGAAGAACTATGATAGATAGAGTATGTCCAGAAAATTTAAAGACAACATCTCAACTTATTGGTTTTGCTTTATCAAACAATTTAGGAATAATTATCGGGTCTTTTGTAGTTGGATTTTTAATAGAGTATTTTAACATTGAAAAAGCTATATTTATTATGATGATTGTAGTAGTTTTGGGAATTTTGATAACTATTTTTTATGATAGAAAAACTAAGGATAAAACAATATAA
- a CDS encoding DUF4397 domain-containing protein — protein sequence MDCFKIQEDKGLVRYLNVLPSQQAVDIYVDNKLLYSDVKYKGFTPYVYMDNRSYKIDVNEAGTQNVLIRTTFVLPDEDLFTLAITGNKGQESLIIINEDIDQKTSNTQAIVRFVNLSPDLPVSDIFNNNTPAVDDIDYRDQTPYQYVNPGQYTISVKENLTGKSISTRKL from the coding sequence ATGGATTGTTTTAAGATACAGGAAGATAAAGGCTTAGTTAGATATTTGAATGTACTACCTTCACAACAAGCGGTTGATATATATGTTGATAATAAACTTTTATATTCAGATGTAAAATATAAAGGTTTTACACCATATGTCTATATGGATAATAGGTCTTATAAAATTGATGTAAACGAAGCTGGAACACAAAATGTGTTAATAAGAACAACATTTGTTTTACCAGATGAAGATTTATTTACATTAGCAATTACAGGAAATAAAGGTCAAGAATCGTTAATAATTATAAATGAAGATATAGATCAAAAAACATCAAACACTCAAGCTATAGTTAGATTTGTAAATCTATCACCAGATTTACCTGTATCAGATATATTTAATAATAATACTCCTGCAGTAGATGATATAGACTATAGAGATCAAACACCATATCAATATGTAAATCCAGGACAATATACTATATCAGTAAAAGAAAATTTAACAGGAAAATCAATTAGTACAAGGAAACTATGA
- a CDS encoding calcium/sodium antiporter translates to MNYILLLLGFVLLIKGADYFVDGSSSIAKKLKIPSLIIGLTIVAFGTSAPEAAVSITASINGQNGIAIGNIIGSNIFNLLMVIGASGLIKPLLVEKSILKKEFPFTLLISVLLVLLCADTLIFNKSINTISRFDGLILLILFVGFLYYLIHSALKNRKENISALETSIDMDASSVKSIEKSDSMIKYILISVFGMAAIIFGANIVVNSASAIASNFGVSDQLIGLTIVSIGTSLPEFITSVVAAKKGESNLALGNVMGSNIFNILFIIGISALISPMSVDPKLLIDGAIMILYTLLVYFYSYRKNDISRKESFSMLILYIIYMTYLILSA, encoded by the coding sequence ATGAACTATATTTTATTATTATTAGGATTTGTTTTACTTATAAAAGGAGCAGATTATTTTGTTGACGGTTCTTCAAGTATAGCAAAAAAATTAAAAATCCCATCTCTTATCATAGGACTTACAATAGTTGCATTTGGAACAAGTGCTCCAGAAGCAGCTGTAAGTATCACAGCTTCTATAAATGGTCAAAATGGTATTGCAATAGGCAATATCATCGGTTCTAATATATTTAATTTACTAATGGTCATCGGTGCATCTGGTCTTATCAAACCTTTGCTAGTTGAAAAATCAATCTTAAAGAAAGAATTTCCATTTACACTTTTAATATCAGTTTTATTAGTTTTACTTTGTGCAGATACTCTAATTTTCAATAAATCTATTAATACTATAAGTCGTTTTGATGGATTAATATTGTTGATTTTATTTGTAGGGTTCTTGTATTATCTAATTCACTCTGCTTTAAAAAATAGAAAGGAAAATATATCTGCATTAGAAACTTCAATTGATATGGATGCTTCTTCTGTTAAATCAATAGAAAAAAGCGATTCTATGATTAAATATATACTTATATCAGTGTTTGGTATGGCAGCTATAATATTTGGTGCAAATATAGTTGTAAACTCAGCTTCAGCTATTGCTAGTAACTTTGGTGTTAGCGACCAATTAATAGGTCTTACAATAGTTTCAATAGGTACATCTTTACCTGAATTTATAACTTCTGTTGTAGCTGCAAAAAAAGGAGAAAGTAATTTGGCTTTAGGTAATGTTATGGGTTCTAATATATTTAATATCTTATTTATTATTGGTATTTCAGCTTTAATTTCTCCAATGAGTGTTGATCCTAAGTTATTAATAGATGGAGCTATAATGATTTTATATACTTTATTAGTTTATTTTTACTCTTATAGAAAAAATGATATTAGTAGAAAAGAAAGCTTTTCTATGTTAATACTTTACATTATATATATGACATATTTAATATTATCAGCATAA
- a CDS encoding nitroreductase family protein: protein CIKCGHCIAICPTKAVSTNHYNMDDVIEYNKEDFTVDADNLLNFIKFRRSVRSFKNKKVEKEKIEKIIEAGRFTQTATNSQDVEYIVVTEK from the coding sequence TGTATAAAATGCGGTCACTGTATTGCAATATGCCCAACTAAAGCAGTTTCTACAAATCATTATAAYATGGATGATGTTATTGAATATAATAAGGAAGATTTTACAGTTGATGCTGATAATTTATTAAATTTTATAAAATTTAGAAGAAGTGTTAGAAGTTTTAARAATAAGAAAGTTGAAAAAGAAAAAATAGAAAAAATAATAGAAGCTGGTAGATTTACTCAAACAGCAACTAACAGCCAAGATGTAGAATATATAGTTGTTACAGAAAAA
- a CDS encoding Fe-S cluster assembly protein HesB yields MKVTLPETAIKTLKDILQDNQDRPQTIRVYFAGMGCSGASFGIALDEEREDDVCYDIEGLHFIMSEVEYSQYGDVTIEDTGYGFRVVVANMPQSAGGCGGGCSGCGH; encoded by the coding sequence ATGAAAGTTACTTTACCAGAAACAGCAATAAAAACATTAAAAGATATCTTACAAGATAATCAAGATAGACCTCAAACTATAAGAGTATATTTTGCAGGAATGGGTTGTTCAGGGGCATCATTTGGAATAGCTTTAGATGAAGAAAGAGAAGATGATGTATGCTATGATATAGAAGGATTACATTTCATAATGAGCGAAGTTGAATACAGCCAATATGGAGATGTAACTATAGAAGATACAGGATATGGATTTAGAGTAGTAGTAGCAAATATGCCACAAAGCGCAGGTGGATGTGGCGGAGGATGCTCAGGCTGCGGTCATTAA
- a CDS encoding DUF305 domain-containing protein: protein MRNSYKKLCAIIAVCISLISNNFVFAETNEEIYMKENKLIIENLSANLSNAPHTGNINLDYLYQMLQQNKGSIDMAKNLLNNNGEDNSENNKEVDQIAKDTIKNETISIASIEGIMKTLIDNLTEDKAKESSYMNEYNSILKEMISNFESLKPTGDINKDFLQTMIVHQEGTIKIANSIIKYTDNIEVKKIAENDITTKKANIENMKKIIDNKVDDNKKQNXK, encoded by the coding sequence ATGAGAAATAGTTATAAAAAATTATGTGCAATCATAGCAGTATGTATAAGTTTAATCTCTAATAATTTTGTATTTGCAGAAACTAATGAAGAAATATATATGAAAGAAAATAAATTAATAATAGAAAATTTAAGTGCAAATTTAAGTAATGCACCTCATACTGGTAATATAAATCTTGATTATTTATATCAGATGCTTCAACAAAATAAAGGATCTATTGATATGGCTAAAAATTTACTTAATAACAACGGTGAAGATAATAGCGAGAATAATAAAGAGGTTGACCAAATAGCTAAAGATACGATAAAAAATGAAACAATAAGTATAGCAAGTATAGAAGGGATAATGAAAACTTTAATTGATAACTTAACAGAAGATAAAGCAAAAGAAAGCTCATATATGAATGAATATAATAGTATTTTAAAAGAGATGATTTCAAATTTTGAAAGTCTTAAACCAACAGGAGATATAAATAAAGATTTTTTACAAACAATGATAGTACATCAAGAAGGTACAATAAAAATAGCAAATTCAATAATAAAATATACAGATAATATAGAGGTTAAAAAAATAGCTGAAAATGATATTACAACTAAAAAAGCTAATATAGAGAATATGAAAAAAATTATAGATAATAAGGTAGATGATAATAAAAAACAGAATARTAAGTAA
- a CDS encoding L,D-transpeptidase has protein sequence KNKYTYIFKKDKDVWIQLYKWKSTVGKPSTPTIKGRFYINGRKPSFGTNEYSVKYATRIKDGYYYHSILYESTGKYIKDARLGQELSHGCIRLETNNAKWIYENILDSTTIIIH, from the coding sequence AAAAATAAATATACTTATATCTTTAAAAAGGACAAAGATGTATGGATTCAACTTTATAAGTGGAAATCTACGGTAGGAAAACCTTCAACACCAACTATAAAAGGGAGATTTTATATAAATGGTAGAAAGCCATCTTTTGGAACTAACGAATATTCAGTAAAGTATGCAACTAGGATAAAGGATGGTTATTATTATCACTCTATATTATATGAGTCAACTGGAAAATATATAAAAGATGCAAGGCTTGGACAAGAACTTAGTCATGGATGTATAAGGTTAGAAACAAATAATGCAAAATGGATATATGAAAATATACTAGATAGTACAACTATAATAATACATTAA
- a CDS encoding DEAD/DEAH box helicase encodes MDFNNIQNLVMNSTVPSRWARGIKYFNRKLVDHITININDGTVTFDAIAESEFFNDVYTTSISIDTLNNKIIGCSCTCEDYISRHQQNNIFICKHIAATSILGIRQLKKDASLKLVDSILNKNTNENSFNTTTTPNKQLLSYFDNDKKEKVNLEVNIEISDNGVFADFKIGTDKMYVLKNLKDFAFSRINNDLLEYGKNFIYNPNIHYFEDVDEELVDIIEDFGRKNTMLSNTFNHKLLDIGSSGLKRFLKTLGNKEFTLTYNNEIYTPKVINGHLPINLDLEKQNENIELKCNTNLPVPLTHKGDVVLYNENIYLLSHEDARNYKKLYSILKEYNIITFTKEEIDPLLSNLLPKVKSFSNDVKIDNEIKDNIVNDFNTKFYFDLKNSNVICELKFEYYDENKTKYVVRNLEKEKVFKDKLVSLNFIYNGSYYIFNGDDTDLFNFLDMDIMTLKSLGDVYYSDKFKNKKIIKANSIHASIRDSLNGYLEFSFNIDDIGDNEYKDAFLAFKERKRFYKLKNGSFLDLEDRETKDLFELVENLNVSNFDDSKIPFSKAMYINDMFNNKNLNFVEGRQLINRICDDFDNIENLDLSIPENLNAKLRDYQIAGLNYFKTLDHYKFGGILADEMGLGKTLQTISFLLYKKQKDSKTKSLIVTPTSLIYNWKSEFENFAPDIKVLLIHGNKKEREKLLNTINDYDVIITTYATLRNDLDFYETKIFDYFIIDEAQNIKNPISLSTNAVKSISSKVRFALTGTPIENNLLELWSIFDFVMPGYLYSRNKFQDLFIYDEYNANNLRKLIKPFILRRTKAQVMTELPDKIETKFFVELNKDQRKVYSAYVEEIKEKINNKDVKTDKITMFSYLTKLRQMCLDPSVLIEGYNKKSSKTEATLEILKDSIEDNHKILLFSQFTSVLKNIGSELSKNNIDYYYIDGQTDALERLNLVNKFNEGEDVKVFLISLKAGGSGLNLTSADVVIHFDPWWNPAVENQASDRAHRFGQKNVVHVIKLIAKGTIEENIIKLQENKDKLIKDFINDDLSNSGLLKSLSDKDIINLFT; translated from the coding sequence TTGGACTTTAATAATATACAAAATTTAGTAATGAATAGTACTGTACCCTCTAGATGGGCTAGAGGAATTAAATATTTTAATAGAAAACTAGTTGACCATATAACAATAAATATAAATGATGGTACAGTTACATTTGATGCAATAGCTGAGTCAGAATTTTTTAATGATGTTTATACAACATCTATTTCTATAGATACATTAAATAATAAAATAATAGGGTGTAGTTGTACTTGTGAAGATTATATTTCACGACATCAACAAAATAATATATTTATATGTAAGCATATTGCGGCAACAAGTATATTAGGTATTAGACAATTAAAAAAAGATGCTTCACTTAAATTAGTAGATAGTATTTTAAATAAAAATACTAATGAAAATTCATTTAACACTACTACTACACCTAATAAGCAACTTCTATCTTACTTTGATAACGATAAAAAGGAAAAGGTAAATTTAGAAGTAAATATAGAAATAAGTGATAACGGAGTTTTTGCAGATTTTAAAATAGGTACAGATAAAATGTATGTCCTAAAAAACTTAAAAGATTTTGCTTTTTCTAGAATTAATAATGATTTGTTAGAGTATGGAAAAAATTTCATATATAATCCTAACATTCATTACTTTGAAGATGTAGATGAAGAGTTAGTAGATATAATAGAAGACTTTGGAAGAAAAAACACTATGCTATCAAATACTTTCAATCATAAGCTTTTAGATATTGGAAGTAGTGGATTAAAGAGATTTTTAAAAACTTTAGGAAATAAAGAATTTACGCTTACTTATAATAATGAAATTTATACTCCTAAAGTTATAAATGGACATTTACCTATAAATTTAGATTTAGAAAAACAAAATGAAAATATAGAGCTTAAATGTAATACTAATTTACCTGTACCTCTTACTCACAAAGGGGATGTTGTTTTATATAATGAAAATATATATTTACTATCTCACGAAGATGCTAGAAATTATAAAAAACTCTACTCTATATTAAAAGAATACAACATTATAACTTTTACAAAGGAAGAAATAGATCCTCTTTTAAGCAATTTACTACCTAAAGTTAAAAGTTTTTCAAATGATGTAAAAATCGATAATGAAATAAAAGATAACATTGTAAACGATTTTAATACTAAATTTTATTTCGATTTAAAAAATAGCAATGTAATATGTGAATTAAAATTCGAGTATTATGATGAAAATAAAACTAAGTATGTAGTTAGAAATTTAGAAAAGGAAAAAGTATTTAAAGATAAACTTGTATCTCTTAATTTTATATATAATGGCTCATATTATATATTTAATGGAGATGACACAGATTTATTTAATTTCTTAGATATGGATATAATGACTTTAAAAAGTCTAGGGGATGTATATTATTCTGATAAATTCAAAAATAAAAAAATTATAAAAGCTAATTCAATTCATGCATCTATAAGAGATAGTCTAAATGGTTATTTAGAATTTTCATTTAATATTGATGATATAGGTGATAATGAATATAAAGATGCATTTCTTGCATTTAAAGAAAGAAAAAGATTTTATAAATTAAAAAATGGTAGTTTCTTAGACTTAGAAGATAGAGAAACTAAAGATTTATTTGAACTAGTTGAAAACTTAAATGTATCAAATTTTGATGATTCTAAAATACCTTTTAGTAAAGCTATGTATATAAATGATATGTTTAATAATAAAAATTTAAACTTTGTAGAAGGTAGACAACTTATAAATCGTATTTGCGATGACTTTGATAATATAGAAAACTTAGATTTAAGTATTCCTGAAAATTTAAATGCTAAACTTCGTGATTACCAAATAGCTGGTCTTAATTATTTTAAAACTCTAGACCATTATAAATTTGGAGGTATACTTGCTGATGAAATGGGTCTTGGTAAGACTCTTCAAACTATATCTTTTTTACTTTATAAAAAGCAAAAAGATAGTAAAACTAAGAGCTTAATAGTTACACCAACTTCATTAATATACAACTGGAAAAGTGAATTTGAAAATTTTGCACCTGACATTAAAGTACTTTTAATTCATGGTAATAAAAAAGAAAGAGAAAAATTATTAAATACTATTAATGATTATGATGTAATTATAACAACTTATGCAACACTTCGAAATGACTTAGATTTTTATGAAACTAAAATTTTTGATTACTTTATAATAGATGAAGCTCAAAATATAAAAAATCCAATTTCTTTAAGTACAAATGCAGTTAAAAGTATAAGTTCTAAGGTTAGATTTGCACTTACAGGTACTCCTATTGAAAATAACTTACTTGAACTTTGGTCAATATTTGATTTTGTTATGCCAGGATATTTATATAGCAGAAATAAGTTCCAGGATTTATTTATATATGATGAGTATAATGCTAACAACTTAAGAAAACTTATAAAACCATTTATACTAAGAAGAACTAAAGCTCAAGTTATGACAGAACTTCCTGATAAAATAGAAACTAAATTCTTTGTTGAGCTTAATAAAGATCAAAGAAAAGTATATAGTGCTTATGTTGAAGAAATAAAAGAAAAAATAAATAATAAAGATGTTAAAACTGATAAGATAACAATGTTTTCTTATTTAACTAAGCTTAGACAAATGTGTTTAGACCCTAGTGTTTTAATAGAAGGATATAATAAAAAAAGTTCTAAAACAGAAGCTACATTAGAGATATTAAAAGATTCTATAGAAGATAATCATAAAATACTTTTATTCTCTCAATTTACTTCAGTTCTTAAAAATATAGGAAGTGAGCTTTCTAAAAATAATATAGATTACTATTATATAGATGGTCAAACAGATGCTTTAGAAAGATTAAATCTCGTTAATAAATTTAATGAAGGTGAAGATGTTAAAGTATTTTTAATATCTTTAAAAGCAGGTGGAAGTGGACTTAACTTAACTAGTGCTGATGTTGTAATTCACTTTGACCCATGGTGGAATCCTGCTGTTGAAAATCAAGCTAGTGATAGAGCCCATAGATTTGGACAAAAAAATGTAGTTCATGTTATTAAGCTTATTGCAAAAGGAACTATTGAAGAAAATATAATTAAACTTCAAGAAAACAAGGATAAACTTATAAAAGATTTCATAAATGATGATTTATCTAATAGTGGACTTCTTAAAAGTTTATCAGATAAGGATATAATAAATTTATTCACATAA
- a CDS encoding DNA-processing protein DprA: MENIILTLLSIPKVGRKSVDYFIRYMKEKPKNENDIVDIFVSLKNANKKIKVPTLEEVKLAREKANEIVRLSKEQNIETIDILDNKFPTRLKIIENYPQILFYKGNYNALINDYSLAIIGSREASSNSENNAYEMANYFAKETYSIVSGLALGCDTYAHKGCLDAKGMTVAVLSSGLDSIYPAQNRELAERIIESDGCLLSEYPIGFASFKNNFIERDRIESGLSLGTIVVEATVKSGTMHTANFTLQQERALICFNIPKDGNKLLLEKNNVLSINGKDDIFKIKQELEKVKNNLENKTRDI; encoded by the coding sequence ATGGAGAATATAATATTGACTTTATTATCTATACCGAAAGTAGGTAGAAAAAGCGTCGATTATTTTATAAGATATATGAAAGAAAAACCAAAAAATGAAAATGATATAGTAGATATATTTGTAAGTCTAAAGAATGCTAATAAAAAAATAAAGGTTCCAACGTTAGAAGAAGTAAAATTAGCCCGTGAAAAAGCTAATGAAATAGTAAGATTATCAAAAGAACAAAATATAGAAACTATAGATATTTTAGACAATAAATTTCCTACAAGATTAAAAATTATAGAAAACTATCCACAAATATTATTTTATAAGGGTAACTATAATGCATTAATAAATGATTATTCTTTAGCTATAATAGGAAGTAGAGAAGCAAGCTCAAATAGTGAGAATAATGCATATGAAATGGCAAATTACTTTGCAAAGGAAACGTATTCTATAGTAAGTGGACTAGCCCTAGGATGTGATACATATGCTCATAAAGGATGCTTAGATGCTAAAGGAATGACAGTAGCAGTATTATCAAGTGGTCTAGATTCTATATATCCTGCTCAAAATAGAGAATTAGCAGAAAGAATAATAGAAAGTGATGGATGCTTATTAAGTGAATATCCAATAGGATTTGCATCCTTTAAAAATAATTTTATAGAAAGAGATAGAATAGAAAGTGGACTTAGTTTAGGAACAATAGTAGTTGAAGCTACTGTTAAATCAGGAACTATGCATACTGCTAATTTTACATTACAACAGGAGAGGGCATTAATTTGTTTTAATATACCTAAAGATGGCAATAAGCTTCTTCTAGAAAAAAATAATGTATTATCTATAAATGGTAAGGATGATATATTTAAAATAAAACAAGAACTAGAAAAAGTAAAAAATAACTTAGAAAATAAAACAAGAGATATTTAA